One Ranitomeya variabilis isolate aRanVar5 chromosome 5, aRanVar5.hap1, whole genome shotgun sequence DNA window includes the following coding sequences:
- the LOC143774884 gene encoding germ cell nuclear acidic protein-like — MNRPICTIRGCFIEDITSPASKYMQDFQSYKHELVTRLFKLYNSTVFENELPESKITFKWSKRLTATSAFCTNIYKDGEQYSFIELSDKVCDSAERLRDSLAHELCHVACWHIEGVQNDGHGPLWTSYTEKLIHVHPELPPVRMYHAYDINYRYNYVCAGCGYSN; from the exons ATGAATAG GCCTATTTGTACCATCCGGGGATGCTTTATAGAGGACATCACATCTCCGGCATCTAAATACATGCAGGACTTTCAGAGCTACAAACATGAGTTGGTTACACGGCTGTTTAAGCTCTATAACAGCACCGTGTTTGAGAACGAG CTTCCTGAGTCCAAAATAACATTCAAGTGGAGCAAAAGACTGACGGCAACATCTGCTTTCTGCACGAACATCTATAAGGACGGGGAACAGTATTCCTTTATTGAACTCTCGGACAAAGTCTGTGACTCTGCAG agcGCCTTAGAGATTCACTGGCACATGAATTGTGCCATGTCGCCTGCTGGCACATTGAGGGAGTGCAAAATGATGGACATGGGCCACTCTGGACATCTTACACAGAAAAGCTCATACATGTTCACCCCGAATTGCCACCTGTGAGAATGTATCATGCGTATGACATTAATTACCGATACAACTATGTGTGTGCAGGGTGTGGATACAG TAACTGA
- the LOC143773435 gene encoding uncharacterized protein LOC143773435, producing MANKKCCKRIIISDSENSSDVDFHQSHPPQKRSRLPNYQPEGGLKTGITPIDPELITSFPSCSNDFFSSTDVIVISDDDEYSSGEKISSRESLRTSDIEGYDTPEQCGPPHTDSDDDDCIIIEPSSPVTDTESSGCLERSTSEEQ from the exons ATGGCGAATAAAAAGTGCTGTAAGCGTATTATTATATCGGATTCAGAGAACAGCAGTGATGTGGATTTCCATCAG TcccatcccccccaaaaaagatcAAGACTTCCAAACTATCAACCGGAAGGTGGATTAAAAACTGGGATAACACCTATAGACCCAG AACTAATAACATCTTTCCCGTCATGTAGCAATGACTTCTTCAG TTCCACTGATGTCATTGTTATTTCTGACGATGATGAGTATTCTTCTGGGGAGAAAATATCATCTCGCGAAA GTCTCAGGACTTCTGACATCGAGGGTTATGATACCCCTGAGCAGTGTGGACCTCCACACACTGACAGCGATGACGATGACTGTATCATAATAGAACCATCATCTCCTGTCACTG ATACAGAATCATCTGGATGCCTGGAGAGATCCACCTCAGAGGAGCAGTAA